From one Musa acuminata AAA Group cultivar baxijiao chromosome BXJ2-6, Cavendish_Baxijiao_AAA, whole genome shotgun sequence genomic stretch:
- the LOC135615208 gene encoding U3 small nucleolar RNA-associated protein 18 homolog, which yields MSLISQNAVLKQQRDKKLDREIADVSPIAHADEEVEPVDELKLKKSKKRRRSNSDDSSKQKARKTEQEEMKRLEGFLFGNLYTPIEFDKDTYGDDDGQEQVAKDAPLFFMDRSTSNEMVVFENDLCAMGKEDLSEERKPVWVDEEEERTEVDIVRVNRLRKLRKEADEHVISGADYVVRLRAQHAKLNPGTEWANVDRKYARRGISEDESDDESDLTIARGFDGAEGDDILRGNDELVIKGGTKLLPGLLEYSRLVDANAEEPSHGPINSVQFHRNGQLLLTAGFDRRLRFFQVDGKRNPKIQSIFMEDCPVHKASFLPDGTEVIIAGRRKFFYSFDLVKASVSKIGPLTGREEKSLEVFEVSPDSSTIAFIGNEGYILLVSSRTKELIGTLKMNGSARSLAFADGGHQLLSTGGDGHVYHWDLRTRKCIHKAVDEGSITGYALCASPDSSLFAAGSSSGIVNVYKREEFLGGKRKPLKTIENLTTMVDHIKFNPDAQILAISSRMKKNGLKLVHIPSFNVFSNYPPPRFSVQYPRCLDFSPGGGFMTVGNAGGKVLLYKLHHYQNA from the coding sequence ATGAGCTTAATTTCCCAAAACGCTGTTCTTAAACAACAAAGGGACAAGAAACTTGATAGAGAAATAGCTGATGTGTCTCCGATTGCACATGCTGATGAAGAAGTAGAGCCAGTTGATGAACTCAAGTTGAAAAAatcgaagaagaggaggaggagcaatTCTGATGATTCGTCAAAGCAAAAAGCACGCAAAACTGAACAGGAGGAGATGAAGAGGCTTGAGGGCTTCTTGTTTGGCAACCTTTACACTCCCATTGAATTCGACAAGGACACTTACGGAGATGACGATGGCCAAGAGCAGGTGGCCAAGGATGCCCCTTTGTTCTTCATGGATAGGTCTACGAGCAATGAGATGGTTGTGTTTGAAAACGACTTGTGCGCTATGGGCAAAGAAGACCTCAGTGAAGAGCGGAAGCCCGTCTGGGTTGACGAGGAGGAAGAAAGGACAGAGGTTGACATAGTCCGTGTTAATAGGTTGAGGAAGCTGAGGAAGGAGGCTGACGAGCATGTGATCTCAGGTGCAGACTATGTTGTTCGATTGCGTGCTCAGCATGCTAAGTTAAACCCAGGAACAGAATGGGCAAATGTTGATCGGAAGTATGCTCGCCGTGGCATTTCTGAGGATGAGTCTGATGATGAAAGTGATCTCACCATTGCTCGTGGCTTTGATGGTGCTGAGGGTGATGATATTCTTCGGGGCAATGATGAGCTTGTCATAAAGGGCGGTACCAAACTTTTGCCTGGATTGTTGGAGTACTCAAGGCTGGTGGATGCTAATGCTGAAGAACCTTCTCATGGTCCAATTAACTCGGTCCAGTTTCACAGAAATGGTCAGTTGCTGCTGACTGCTGGATTCGATAGGCGATTGAGATTTTTCCAAGTTGATGGAAAGCGTAATCCCAAGATTCAGAGCATATTCATGGAAGACTGCCCGGTACATAAGGCATCCTTTTTGCCTGATGGTACAGAGGTTATAATTGCTGGCCGGAGGAAGTTCTTTTATAGTTTTGATTTAGTCAAAGCATCTGTGAGTAAGATAGGTCCCTTGACAGGTAGAGAGGAGAAAAGCCTGGAGGTTTTTGAGGTTTCTCCGGATTCAAGCACCATCGCATTCATTGGCAATGAAGGCTACATCCTTCTAGTTTCATCACGAACAAAGGAGCTGATTGGGACTCTTAAGATGAATGGAAGTGCCCGATCTTTGGCCTTTGCTGATGGTGGGCATCAGCTACTGAGTACTGGTGGTGATGGGCATGTTTATCACTGGGACCTTAGAACAAGGAAATGCATTCATAAGGCTGTTGATGAAGGTAGCATAACTGGATATGCTCTTTGTGCTTCACCTGACAGTTCCTTGTTTGCAGCAGGGTCTAGTAGTGGCATTGTTAATGTCTATAAAAGGGAGGAGTTTCTTGGTGGTAAGCGAAAGCCATTAAAGACAATTGAAAATTTAACCACAATGGTTGATCATATAAAGTTCAACCCTGATGCTCAGATTTTGGCTATCAGCTCAAGAATGAAGAAGAATGGTCTAAAGCTGGTGCATATCCCATCATTTAATGTCTTCTCAAACTATCCCCCTCCCAGATTTAGCGTGCAGTACCCACGGTGTCTTGATTTTAGCCCAGGTGGAGGGTTTATGACAGTAGGAAATGCTGGTGGAAAGGTTTTGTTGTACAAGTTGCATCATTACCAAAATGCATGA